AACCCTAGTCTTGAATGAGTCAACCTAAATTTCACCCATTGAAGCTTAATGGTTCGATTTTCGTACCTTCAAGAGAGTGAAATCCCTCAATCCAGGAGATTCTAATGTGAATTGGTCAAAATTGACTTCGGattcttaagaaaataaatggacAACAATTACCTGTTCGCAAGTCATGAAGAATTTATTTTGACGTCCTAATTAGGGCCTAAAATGGTTGTTTGCCTTTAGAAATGGCAATTCGTGAAATTAAATGCACGATCGAATTTAGAATAGTCTCTAGACTAAATGTTATAAAAGGAGCCACATCTAATTACGGCtaaaacaaaagtaattttatttttagttgatttagaacctaaaatcgaaaaattcgaaaaacaagattcttaatcgaattttgtgaaatttttgacatgcaaatcaaattgacactaaaaagaaatgttttgtggatttttttttttatttttttttttagtcaaaagatTTGACCAATAGTCAATCTTTTAGTCAACTTttctaaaatgttgatttttgagccaatttttagatttttgaaaaattgactcgagaaaagtgaaattaaagctaaatggatttttttttttttttggataaaaagcCAATTTTTGACCTAAGGTTAACTTTTAGTTAAAGGGTTGATAAAAAAGTTAAtccaaaaatcaacaatttgactttttgaatttttctcgaaaatgaaagaactaaaaattcaatttaaaatctttagcaaaaaaaaaattaaaaaataaataaataaaaggtaatataaaaataaaatgaaaattagtttggtgGACGAAGTTATGGAAAACggtttccacttttgaaaaatggaaaacatttttatcaattttgaaggctttttttttttttttctaataatggAAACCGTTTCCCTTGATtagtttattttccataaaaggaACATcggaaaattcggaaaatatttttagaaagttattttctatgaaacgaaTGGAACCTaagtttttgttttgaaagATGAATTTTTACGTGAGTAGATAATGTACATTCCACTTGAGGTTGGTAAATTACCCACTCTGGTGTTCACCTACTTCCTTTCAAACAGAACTAGATTGTTAGGTGTTTATTTCACTGGTAGGTGACTGTCTTCATTACTATTTTTGCTTCCAGTGGTAAATCTATagaaatgaataaacaaattgATACCTCACTATTCCATTattttggaagaagagaaagaagatgtGAGGAGGAGGGATGGAGAAGAAATTCTTGCCCATTTCTCCTCAAAGGAAGACCCAGGTATATATGATTTCATCCTCTTGATTTCAGACCTTTCGGTACCAAACGTGGGATCCCTTCTTTTTCTGCGCGAGTAATGTGCATCGCATGAGCCTTGACTTGGCTGTTCCTTTTCAGTGTTAACAACACTTGTTTTACTTGGTCTAAATGAGGGCGTTTCTCAACATGATCTTGGTGAGATGATAAGCCTCAGGGTACATCATCTTTTTCCAATAGGTGATTTTCGCATGCACCTGGATCCCATTAAATTCAATCGGAGGTCAGGCATAGAGTCTGGAATTTTCCAAAACCCAGTTGCGTTGCCATGTACTCGAGACATGACCAGCACCCAAGAAAGACTATGCTTTTCCACCAGTATTTAAAGTGGCTCAATGTTAAAGTATCAGCATCGGAAAGATGGAGTTGGAGTGATCTTATGCCCGGCTCACCAGTACTTTGAGCCCGAACTGGGAAAGGAAAAGATTCTGAACATGGTGCTTGGATGGGATAGGCCCTCACACTTTTTCCCTAGTTTCTACCAAATTCATTAGCCATCCTATGGACTGGCAACATGAATGACCTGCTTGCCGACATTTCTACCTGAAAACAGGCCAACGAACGCAGCCGAAGCATGTTCCAATCCACGAACCGTGTCTTCCATATAAGTGATCTTCCCCTGCTTGTAGTATTCCGTGACTTGATTGAAGAAGAGGGGAAAGAGGTGCAAGTAGTCGCTTTGCAGGAACCCCTGCATCCTGATGCGCTTCGTTATCATATTGAACAAGTTGTGGATACCTTGTGGATCGGTTTGACTATGCTGTGATACCATGCCGCAGACTGCAATGCGCCCACTGACACGCATGTTGAGAAGTGCAGCATCCAGCATGTCTCCCCCCACATTATCAAAGTAGATGTCAATGCCTTGAGGAAAGTACCTGTTAGCCCACCATTTATTGTTTAGCCACTCGTTTGAAAAGACAAGGAGGAGGAACGTACATAAGTATCTATGATCTTTCCCAGGAAGTATATAAGGAAAGACGATCAAGATGATTTGTCCACACTTAGCCTGTCAACAAGCAACAGAAGCAATGCAAATGCTAGTAGCACTGACCTCTTCAAGGCCGCATCCAGGTCTGGCTCTTCTTTATAGACAAAAGCTTCATCAAATCCAAGTTTATTCTTCAGCAAGTCGACCTAAACAGTTTGTACTTATGAGACGTTTCTCTCTGCAAGCTGCAGTTAAAAGAATGACACTGTAATTTCCATTGACTAACAGACTTACCTTTTGGCTTGAGCCAGCACTTCCAACTACATAGCAGCCATGCAGTTTAGCAAGTTGGCCAACAAGATGTCCAACTGCTCCGGAAGCTGCAGAGACGAGGACAGTATCTCCTTTTTTAGGGGAGCATATCTCGTGAAATCCTACATATGCAGTAAATCCTGGCATACCTGCATAAAATCTATTATTTAGGAAACACGAAGAGGGTTGTGCTACCATGAAGAAGCTTTTGCTAACTATACACCAGGGAATTTTTTATGCTATGAAAATTTGCCACATCATTGAGTTGAGTATAGTTTGTTTCATTAGACATACCATGAGAAATTGATAAAACTATTTGCACAATGGGATTCCACCAAATACTGTAATAAACAGCGGCTACTGGAAACTATGCTCTAAAACAATTTGCACCTGTATGAAGATTACAATTGCACATTTGATGGCAATTTCGAACACTCTGAACAAGTCATTCaactttttaaactttaaatatTGACCTTTAGCTGCAAATTCTACTGAAAATGGTATCAATATTCAGGTGTTGCTGAAGTGACGATTTGACTCAGAATTTGGTTGATTATAAAACTTAAGGTAACATTCATCCTACGCCAGGATCCCGATACTTTTTGATAAGGGAAGTTTCTGATGGTAGCATCCCAAAGATCGTGTATCAAGCAAAATTATCTAAGAGTCTTGCAGGTGAATGCAATGTGGCTTTAAAAGTAGACTAGATAAGAAAGGCTCCACTAGTATCGTTTACAGGGGCTCTTTACCTATCAATGAAAAGTTATCCTGAGAAATGTATCAGACAAACTCGTTTGAGAGATGCTTCATGCAGTAAGCAGGTATAGTAGGAGAAACATACCGAGAAGGCCCAGGTGATATGACAGAGGGACATCATGTTGCTCGATTTTTCTCAACTGGTTAGTCTTCCTTATCAAGCTGTATTCTTCCCAGCCAGTGAACCCTGCAACTATATCCCCAGGCTTGAAGTCTGGATCATCGGAATCAATAACCTTGGAAACACCGAATCCTTCGATGGGCTGCACCGGGTAAAATGGTTGGTGGATTACAAATCCCCAAGTTGAATTTGTAAAATATAGGCAGATGATTACGAAACAAGTACAACGCGGTGACTCCACATATAGTGTTTCGCCATTTCATAACAAGGAGGGGTCCGGTCTCCATTTGGAGACGAGCAGTGGATGAATAAAGTTAGGAGGACCGATTCCCACCAATAGAAAATTATGTGGCTGCTGAACTTATGATATTGCTATGGAACGCGAGAAGAGAGCaggagcaagaagaaagcaaGGACACAGACCAGGGAAAATGTACCTGACCAGGAACGAAAGGGGGGATATAAGAAGTGCGGGAATCGCGCATTCGTCCCCTCATGTAGGGGTCGCAAGAGAGGTAGAGATTCTTGACCAGGAAAGCACCTGATCCTGCAGGCGCCTTGAGACCGCCGCTGATTCTTCCCACCTTCAACTCCATGTCCGTCTCCCTTGGAGCCCTCTCTATGAACCCCTTGAATATCACTTGCCTGTTCTCTACCTGTTGCTCCATGCCCGTCGCTCCAATCGGTCCTAGACCACCTCTATTCAGCTTGCGTTTGAGTTGCACAATCCACAGTTCACAACTACAGTCCTGAAGCCCTGTAATGGCAAGTTTGGTTGAACCCAGAATTTcaggctagagagagagagagagaggacactATCATATTCATCTGGACATGTGAGTGCTGTCAGCGGTAGATGTGGCGGCGTGGCCCACACGTCAGGTGCGGAATAATGCCCATCAGAGCAAGATGGTTACGAGGAATTCAATGTCCAATTAATGTGAAGGTCAACTTGGGGTGTTAGGCTAATTAATCTTCGAACCTTGTattttgttggaatataatacgcggaaacgatAGGATTTTACAATTTATGTCAATGCACAAACTCAAgaaaaataaacgagaaataataaggacactagaaatttatgtggttcagtTCGAATATTGGTACTTATGTCCACAGGGAGAGCTGATAGCAAATAACCCACTATAATCGAAAAATTAGAGTTTACAATTACTCACTCACGCACTCGAGTGTTTTTCATATCTAGATTtaaccaaaaacccaaaatgtttataataAATAACTCACTTTATATAAACTCACTGCACAAAAATTACCGTacattcaagctcaaaatatAATGCTCTACGTACGCCTGATTTGCTCAAAATATAATGATCTACGTACGCCTGATTCGCGTACATACGGATTTgcgttcttc
The nucleotide sequence above comes from Eucalyptus grandis isolate ANBG69807.140 chromosome 2, ASM1654582v1, whole genome shotgun sequence. Encoded proteins:
- the LOC104427041 gene encoding 2-alkenal reductase (NADP(+)-dependent) gives rise to the protein MEQQVENRQVIFKGFIERAPRETDMELKVGRISGGLKAPAGSGAFLVKNLYLSCDPYMRGRMRDSRTSYIPPFVPGQPIEGFGVSKVIDSDDPDFKPGDIVAGFTGWEEYSLIRKTNQLRKIEQHDVPLSYHLGLLGMPGFTAYVGFHEICSPKKGDTVLVSAASGAVGHLVGQLAKLHGCYVVGSAGSSQKVDLLKNKLGFDEAFVYKEEPDLDAALKRYFPQGIDIYFDNVGGDMLDAALLNMRVSGRIAVCGMVSQHSQTDPQGIHNLFNMITKRIRMQGFLQSDYLHLFPLFFNQVTEYYKQGKITYMEDTVRGLEHASAAFVGLFSGRNVGKQVIHVASP